A window of Cohnella herbarum contains these coding sequences:
- a CDS encoding sensor histidine kinase — MKLAHQINLAFGVLIALVIAVTAIINHYVLLDHFVGVQKQEMQAIGAQMTASLKSVDLEKSEQTTIATFQDIQPVVANNVEAILTDKQGNVVYGNVPTKAATLTRIPISKLTVSQNNAVQIDSDQTIGARELIEGKDSRYVVSATAIPQGTLTLYSPMSKINAIEQALLGRLLIVLCVSGAIVYIMSLLITNKLIKPLMKLRGELKKVESRQFSEVRLVKAGGEIGAVAQTVYDLAGELDRYNQAQKQFFQNASHELKTPLMSIAGYAEGIRDGVFEGEGATKGLNVILSESGRLKNIVTEMTLLAKLDSEEDIFQLSEVDVRDLLTETRERVNPLLLKKGLEMQIQYGGKQKEENQSPMNIWADRDKISQALLNVVSNASRYARERIIVDVAIEHDDIRISITDDGAGFSPALLPYLFHRFVKGKDGETGLGLAISRAIVERCRGRIAASNRKEGGAVITMAFPFGGAKSSLQHI, encoded by the coding sequence ATGAAGCTGGCTCACCAGATTAATTTGGCTTTCGGAGTGTTGATCGCGCTCGTTATCGCGGTAACGGCGATCATTAACCATTACGTGCTGTTGGATCATTTCGTCGGCGTACAGAAACAAGAAATGCAGGCGATAGGCGCACAAATGACGGCCAGTCTGAAATCCGTAGATCTAGAGAAAAGCGAGCAAACTACGATCGCGACCTTTCAGGATATTCAACCGGTCGTAGCGAATAACGTCGAGGCGATATTAACGGATAAACAAGGCAACGTCGTTTACGGGAATGTGCCCACGAAAGCAGCGACGCTGACTCGGATACCGATTTCTAAATTAACGGTCTCTCAGAATAACGCCGTTCAGATTGACTCGGACCAAACGATCGGAGCACGTGAGCTCATAGAAGGGAAAGACAGCCGGTACGTCGTTTCGGCGACGGCCATTCCGCAAGGGACGTTGACGTTATATTCTCCGATGAGCAAGATCAACGCGATAGAACAAGCTTTGCTCGGAAGGCTGCTGATCGTTCTATGCGTTTCGGGAGCGATCGTATATATCATGAGCCTACTGATAACGAACAAGCTCATTAAGCCGTTAATGAAACTAAGGGGAGAGCTGAAGAAAGTCGAGAGCAGGCAGTTTTCGGAAGTACGGTTGGTTAAGGCCGGAGGAGAGATCGGTGCGGTGGCGCAAACCGTCTATGATCTGGCAGGAGAGCTAGATCGGTATAATCAGGCGCAAAAGCAGTTTTTCCAAAATGCTTCGCATGAACTGAAGACGCCTCTCATGTCGATCGCGGGTTATGCCGAAGGCATACGGGACGGCGTATTCGAAGGCGAGGGCGCAACGAAAGGGTTAAACGTTATCTTAAGCGAAAGCGGCAGATTGAAAAATATCGTAACGGAAATGACCTTGCTGGCGAAGCTGGACAGCGAAGAGGATATTTTTCAACTGTCGGAAGTGGACGTGCGCGATCTGTTAACGGAAACTCGCGAGAGAGTTAATCCGCTGCTTCTCAAGAAAGGTCTCGAGATGCAGATACAATATGGAGGTAAGCAAAAGGAAGAAAATCAATCGCCGATGAACATTTGGGCCGATCGGGATAAAATCTCACAAGCGTTACTGAATGTCGTATCGAATGCTTCGCGTTATGCTAGAGAACGGATAATCGTTGACGTAGCGATAGAACACGACGATATCCGAATTTCGATAACCGACGACGGGGCAGGATTCTCGCCCGCTCTGTTGCCTTATTTATTCCATCGCTTCGTGAAGGGAAAAGACGGAGAGACGGGGTTAGGTCTTGCGATCTCTCGGGCGATCGTGGAGCGTTGCCGCGGACGGATTGCGGCGAGCAATCGCAAAGAAGGCGGGGCCGTGATTACGATGGCTTTTCCTTTCGGAGGCGCGAAGAGCTCCTTGCAGCACATTTGA
- a CDS encoding response regulator transcription factor → MNNYLIAVVDDDRNIRELVEAYLSKENYRTVGLESAEEALRQWHDDPPDMWVLDVMLPGMDGYEFCKRIRSEAEVPIIMISARDNEVDKILGLELGSDDYLVKPFSPRELVARVKRHLQRWYKSRGSEENAQELQSSPRIEVGQLELIVEERRVRWLGEEVEVTSKEFSLLKMFAERPNRAFTRDEILILVWGDDYFGSDRAVDHLVKRIRKKMDDLPIESVWGHGYRLRNEGGEQ, encoded by the coding sequence ATGAACAACTATTTAATAGCGGTCGTGGACGACGATCGGAATATACGCGAGTTAGTGGAAGCCTATTTGAGCAAAGAGAATTACCGTACGGTCGGATTAGAAAGCGCGGAAGAAGCTTTAAGGCAGTGGCACGATGATCCGCCGGATATGTGGGTACTCGATGTCATGCTACCGGGAATGGACGGGTACGAATTTTGTAAAAGAATCCGCAGCGAAGCGGAGGTTCCGATCATTATGATATCCGCGCGCGACAACGAGGTCGATAAGATCCTCGGCCTGGAACTGGGTAGCGATGATTATTTGGTCAAGCCGTTCAGCCCTCGCGAATTGGTTGCCCGGGTTAAACGCCATCTGCAACGGTGGTACAAGTCTCGCGGCTCCGAGGAGAACGCCCAAGAGCTGCAATCTTCCCCTCGAATCGAGGTCGGCCAGCTTGAATTGATCGTCGAGGAGAGACGAGTCCGTTGGCTCGGAGAAGAGGTTGAAGTCACTAGCAAGGAATTCTCGTTGCTTAAGATGTTCGCCGAGCGTCCGAATCGGGCGTTCACGAGAGATGAGATTCTCATTCTGGTATGGGGCGACGATTATTTCGGCAGCGACCGGGCGGTGGATCACCTCGTTAAGCGGATTCGCAAAAAAATGGACGATCTTCCTATAGAGTCGGTGTGGGGACACGGGTATCGATTACGGAACGAAGGAGGCGAACAGTAG